A genome region from Bacillota bacterium includes the following:
- a CDS encoding trypsin-like peptidase domain-containing protein, with translation MPRPWNTVIAFVLGFAACALILRWMGYQSPSSSRQLVLATLDAPVRQVGSVTGANAIAEACARIEPAVVNIDTFMRPRRSLRLEDFFGPQEAMRGSGSGVIISPDGYIITNHHVVRGADEIVVSLADGRRYLGKPVGADEQSDIAVIKVDARGLPTAELGDSDKLRVGEWAIAVGNPLGLGSTVTVGVISALNRRKLLVEGDRYLEVAIQTDAAINQGNSGGALANIHGQLIGINTAIAAPPGGGSIGIGFAIPINHVKKVVRDILVQGGTVRRARPWIGVYFDAVRPSLMRRARLPDLNGVAVEEVVPNSPADRAGLRAGDVIRAFGERPVRATQELLEEIMKRQPGDRVNIKVWRNGKEITLSLTVGTFPDGNR, from the coding sequence ATGCCCAGACCATGGAACACGGTTATCGCTTTCGTGCTGGGATTCGCCGCCTGCGCATTGATACTGCGGTGGATGGGGTACCAGTCTCCATCGTCCTCCCGACAGCTGGTTCTGGCGACGCTGGATGCCCCCGTACGGCAGGTGGGTAGTGTAACCGGCGCGAACGCTATCGCGGAAGCCTGCGCACGTATCGAGCCTGCTGTGGTGAACATCGATACGTTTATGCGTCCCCGACGTTCCCTGCGCCTGGAGGATTTCTTCGGTCCGCAAGAGGCAATGCGAGGCTCTGGCTCGGGGGTCATTATCAGCCCGGATGGCTACATCATCACCAACCACCATGTAGTGCGAGGCGCGGACGAGATTGTGGTGTCGTTGGCTGATGGCAGACGGTACCTGGGCAAGCCGGTGGGTGCTGACGAACAATCGGACATCGCCGTGATTAAGGTCGACGCGCGAGGTCTACCCACTGCCGAACTGGGTGACTCCGATAAGCTGCGTGTGGGGGAATGGGCGATTGCGGTGGGTAACCCGCTGGGTTTGGGCAGCACGGTAACGGTGGGAGTCATCAGCGCGCTCAATCGGCGCAAGCTGTTGGTCGAGGGAGACCGCTATCTGGAGGTGGCCATCCAGACGGACGCCGCCATCAACCAGGGCAACTCTGGCGGCGCTCTGGCGAATATCCACGGGCAATTGATAGGGATTAACACCGCCATTGCAGCTCCGCCCGGCGGCGGTTCCATTGGCATCGGTTTTGCCATCCCCATCAACCACGTCAAGAAAGTGGTGCGCGACATTCTTGTGCAGGGGGGAACGGTGCGGCGGGCACGACCCTGGATTGGTGTCTATTTCGACGCAGTCCGCCCCTCCCTGATGCGGCGTGCGCGCCTCCCCGACCTGAACGGCGTAGCGGTCGAAGAGGTAGTGCCCAATAGCCCGGCGGATAGAGCGGGTCTCCGTGCGGGCGACGTGATACGCGCCTTTGGCGAACGCCCTGTACGCGCGACGCAGGAGCTGCTGGAGGAAATCATGAAACGACAGCCAGGCGACCGTGTGAACATCAAGGTGTGGAGAAATGGCAAGGAAATCACCCTCTCTCTAACCGTTGGGACTTTTCCCGATGGCAATCGGTAA
- the ribE gene encoding 6,7-dimethyl-8-ribityllumazine synthase yields MPKMYEGQLVATGYRFAIVVSRFNEFVTSKLLGGALDVLARHGVDIERDVEIAWVPGSWEIPLVAARFARTKRYDAVICLGCVIRGDTPHFEYIAAEAAKGIAQSMLESGVPIAFGVLTTDNIEQAIERAGTKAGNKGGDAAISAIEMVSLMRQLPEPER; encoded by the coding sequence ATGCCCAAAATGTATGAAGGACAGCTGGTGGCCACAGGCTACCGCTTTGCCATTGTGGTCAGCCGCTTCAACGAGTTTGTTACATCCAAACTGCTGGGAGGCGCGCTGGACGTGTTGGCACGCCATGGCGTGGACATCGAGCGCGACGTGGAGATAGCGTGGGTGCCGGGCTCGTGGGAAATACCGCTGGTAGCGGCGCGCTTTGCGCGAACGAAGCGGTACGATGCGGTAATCTGTCTGGGCTGCGTCATCCGCGGGGATACGCCCCACTTCGAGTACATCGCGGCGGAGGCGGCAAAGGGTATCGCCCAGAGCATGTTAGAGTCGGGTGTGCCCATCGCCTTCGGCGTGCTGACCACTGACAATATCGAACAAGCCATTGAACGTGCGGGCACGAAGGCTGGGAACAAGGGTGGTGATGCCGCCATTAGCGCGATAGAGATGGTCAGCCTGATGCGCCAGCTGCCCGAACCAGAGCGGTGA
- a CDS encoding cytochrome ubiquinol oxidase subunit I: protein MEYPFWDVPLLGGGMLIGIIAILHVFVSHFAIGAGLFLVLTERKARRENDTALLDYLKRHSTFFILVVLVFGAVSGVGIWWAIGLVHPTATSALIHVFVWAWAIEWVFFLVELLAAFIYYYGWDRLNARTHLAVGWIYFVGAWLSLFMINGILTFMLTTGRWTETGSIVDAFFNPSMLPSLVVRTAVTVALAGLYALITASAVADESLRERVVKYASKWVLVGMTIIPIGGIWYISRIPDQAREISMGGAPVVTLFAAASVIFSAFVFLATFIGPFLFPKRFHVTFAFVIVALGLVTTGLTEWVREAIRKPYIIYDYMYSNAIRTEEVQNLWETGVLGTAKWALLTPEEKSDPLKMGEKVFRFHCQSCHTVNGFNGIKFAVKGWQKDFLDIQIQNLNQLKGYMPPFLGTDEERRALVEWLYSLNNPPQQTAARR from the coding sequence ATGGAGTACCCATTCTGGGATGTTCCTCTACTGGGTGGCGGAATGCTCATCGGCATTATTGCCATCCTGCACGTGTTTGTGTCCCACTTTGCCATTGGAGCAGGACTGTTCCTCGTGCTGACGGAGCGTAAGGCGCGCCGTGAGAATGATACCGCCCTGCTGGACTACTTGAAACGCCACAGTACCTTTTTTATCCTGGTAGTGCTGGTGTTCGGGGCAGTCAGCGGAGTAGGTATCTGGTGGGCTATCGGGTTGGTGCACCCCACAGCGACCTCCGCTCTCATCCACGTCTTCGTGTGGGCGTGGGCGATTGAGTGGGTGTTTTTCCTGGTGGAGCTGCTTGCCGCGTTCATCTACTACTATGGTTGGGACAGGCTCAACGCCCGCACGCACCTTGCCGTGGGATGGATTTATTTCGTGGGCGCGTGGTTGAGCCTGTTCATGATTAACGGCATCCTGACGTTTATGCTGACCACAGGCAGATGGACGGAAACTGGGTCCATTGTGGACGCTTTCTTCAACCCATCGATGTTGCCTTCGCTGGTGGTGCGTACCGCGGTCACTGTTGCGCTGGCAGGTCTGTACGCGCTAATCACTGCCTCCGCGGTGGCGGACGAGTCGCTGCGCGAGCGCGTGGTGAAATATGCCTCCAAGTGGGTTCTGGTGGGAATGACCATTATTCCCATTGGCGGTATCTGGTATATCTCTCGTATTCCCGATCAGGCGCGAGAGATTTCGATGGGCGGCGCACCGGTGGTGACGCTTTTCGCCGCGGCGAGCGTTATCTTTTCCGCCTTCGTGTTCCTGGCCACGTTCATCGGACCGTTCCTTTTCCCCAAGAGGTTCCATGTGACCTTTGCTTTTGTCATCGTGGCGTTGGGACTGGTCACAACGGGCCTCACCGAGTGGGTGAGGGAAGCCATCCGCAAGCCCTACATCATCTACGACTACATGTACTCCAATGCGATTCGCACCGAGGAAGTGCAGAATCTCTGGGAGACAGGCGTACTCGGCACGGCGAAATGGGCGCTGCTCACGCCCGAGGAAAAAAGCGACCCTCTCAAGATGGGCGAAAAGGTCTTTCGGTTCCACTGTCAATCGTGCCATACCGTCAACGGCTTTAACGGCATCAAGTTCGCCGTCAAAGGATGGCAAAAGGATTTTCTGGACATACAGATACAAAACCTGAACCAGCTGAAGGGTTACATGCCACCCTTCCTTGGCACGGATGAGGAACGCCGTGCGCTGGTAGAGTGGCTATACAGCTTAAACAATCCGCCGCAGCAAACCGCGGCGCGTCGGTAG
- a CDS encoding S8 family serine peptidase produces MQRQSIGWFPVSWMGILFLVVVCTNVSTAQHANRPNMGSELFPFQRLLEMRDAVGMPSLPGDLAPPLQYHTSVAHTRPELANLDRPVGPQYLREGRVLGGEGVVQRERRVLSFGTKGEKAALGFLCGDYEPPPGEKLQPALAALVQQRARQGVNAQSTVYALILLNDWLDETLQTWLEAQGVQLLGFYPYNAYQARIPADALQAVASHPQVRWVGHPYPLQKVDPDLLLFLGDRSGERIWLYVNLFSADETACDAIASRVAQMGVYDPSLGVMTVVADAPTVHRILDMDAVLFVEPIRPSRALHTESQGSISADLIWYYGRDGGDPFVGTKVGVMDTGLSFHLDFSNIWSNTAGYNRTSETYWWDDVHGHGTHVTGTLLGAGNAAARYRGTAQGFRDTGLPGYNLLVSKVFRGDRYAEGDSVYRGLLDMAALDSMGNRTVYSRQVFNFSGGAAGTDLKGTDAESRKVDEIFRKSILPVIAAGNEGPRERTIASPGVAKGALTVGAIYDDLPGYVDQVTYFSSRGPTGDWRRKPDVVAPGAWIDSCSNTDDAGYLYNWTGTSMAAPHVAGLATGVIGQFGNYDLYAWVTKAIILANAIPLGYPDALGLGKVDAMLCHFGVDGWWEVYWGANYRTGDVQSREFVLPYDASLLRVVLVYPDAPAPSGATTALVNDLDLYLYGPGRSWGTSMRDTVEVIEIHDAPAGNYRIDVHTYAHRDSGDPWQKWAVAVRAVYGPRFPNITLHLSTPVAVQPFTPFDVIGTAYAHSYVASGVYGSISLHPALTLAHMTFVRYAPDGMEESFSFTDRDGINQGNIPAGFYRQLIWNVTAFDEGALDITYNVASVNGGIAYTTNLVIVDGTPPGDWQNGPSGWDAGYGLFQIRVRDAVSGLLSSGAYYWYWTPELGTVGPLSATTYFPDGSTSLEWVYTDYVPLVSEAAVRFRAYDRAGNYSDSEWFPIRLDPHPPGDWQDFTITGFSADRRSASCTVRVRDELSGLNTQACSFGYSTDGGNTWSFHRAPTTGVPGSRAFETLTASEVPLNLQGNPPTKVMFIATDVAGHVAESPVYTIPASTKQVSGTMDLQQFIGYPSGLTATIDIRLPGSTSPLETHFLSLDAEARYTLQTTLHGTYDMAAKVSHWLRRTRTQISLTGDVTVDFYTVMNGDVDGDNEVTLFDFGQLVGAFGSVPGDSNWNPNADLDGDDEVSLFDFGILVSNFGAIGDE; encoded by the coding sequence ATGCAACGGCAAAGCATCGGGTGGTTTCCTGTAAGCTGGATGGGTATCCTGTTCCTGGTTGTTGTTTGCACTAATGTGTCCACCGCCCAACACGCGAACCGCCCCAACATGGGTTCCGAGCTGTTCCCGTTCCAGCGGTTATTAGAGATGCGCGATGCGGTGGGGATGCCATCCCTTCCCGGCGATCTGGCTCCCCCTCTGCAGTACCACACCTCGGTGGCGCATACCCGTCCGGAACTTGCGAATCTCGACCGGCCCGTCGGTCCCCAGTATCTGCGGGAAGGACGAGTTTTGGGGGGCGAGGGAGTGGTACAACGAGAACGCCGTGTGCTTTCCTTCGGCACCAAGGGGGAGAAGGCTGCGCTCGGTTTTCTCTGCGGAGACTATGAACCGCCCCCGGGCGAGAAGCTGCAGCCTGCTCTGGCCGCGCTGGTGCAACAACGCGCTCGACAGGGCGTCAACGCACAGAGCACCGTCTATGCGCTCATCCTGCTTAACGATTGGCTGGATGAGACCCTGCAGACATGGCTGGAAGCGCAGGGCGTGCAACTGCTGGGCTTCTATCCCTACAACGCCTATCAGGCACGCATCCCCGCAGACGCCTTACAGGCGGTAGCTTCTCATCCGCAGGTGCGCTGGGTGGGACATCCATACCCTTTGCAGAAGGTTGACCCGGATCTCCTTTTGTTTCTCGGAGACAGGTCTGGAGAGCGCATCTGGCTGTATGTGAACCTGTTTAGCGCGGACGAGACGGCTTGCGACGCTATTGCGAGTCGGGTGGCACAGATGGGTGTGTACGACCCTTCACTGGGGGTGATGACAGTGGTGGCGGATGCCCCTACGGTACACCGCATACTCGATATGGACGCGGTGCTGTTTGTGGAGCCCATCCGTCCCTCACGCGCCCTGCACACCGAGTCGCAAGGGTCTATCAGCGCCGACCTGATATGGTATTACGGGCGCGATGGAGGAGACCCGTTCGTAGGCACCAAGGTCGGAGTGATGGATACCGGCTTGAGCTTCCACCTGGACTTCAGTAACATCTGGAGCAATACGGCTGGTTACAACCGTACCTCCGAAACCTACTGGTGGGACGACGTGCACGGTCATGGCACCCATGTGACGGGTACCTTGCTCGGCGCGGGCAATGCGGCGGCACGATACCGCGGTACGGCACAGGGCTTCCGTGATACCGGTCTGCCCGGCTATAACCTGCTCGTCAGCAAGGTGTTTCGCGGAGACCGCTATGCAGAGGGCGACTCTGTGTACCGCGGGTTGCTGGATATGGCGGCGCTGGACTCAATGGGGAATCGCACGGTGTACTCTCGCCAGGTGTTCAACTTCAGCGGTGGTGCCGCCGGCACAGACCTCAAGGGTACGGACGCCGAGTCCCGCAAGGTGGACGAGATTTTCCGCAAGAGCATTCTACCCGTTATCGCCGCCGGCAACGAAGGGCCCCGTGAACGCACCATCGCGTCGCCAGGGGTTGCCAAAGGGGCACTGACCGTGGGCGCCATCTATGATGACCTCCCCGGCTACGTGGATCAGGTAACCTACTTCTCTTCACGAGGACCGACCGGTGACTGGCGACGCAAGCCGGACGTGGTGGCGCCCGGTGCCTGGATCGATTCGTGCAGCAACACCGACGATGCGGGATATCTGTACAACTGGACAGGCACCTCCATGGCGGCTCCCCACGTGGCAGGGCTGGCGACCGGCGTCATCGGGCAGTTCGGCAACTACGACCTGTACGCGTGGGTCACGAAAGCCATCATTCTGGCAAACGCCATCCCACTGGGCTACCCTGATGCTCTGGGGCTTGGGAAAGTGGATGCGATGCTCTGTCACTTCGGCGTGGACGGCTGGTGGGAGGTGTACTGGGGTGCAAACTACCGTACCGGCGACGTGCAGTCCAGGGAGTTCGTTCTGCCGTACGACGCCTCGCTGCTGCGCGTCGTGCTGGTCTACCCGGATGCTCCGGCACCCTCCGGAGCCACGACCGCCCTCGTCAACGACCTGGACCTCTACCTCTATGGACCAGGCCGTAGCTGGGGAACCTCCATGCGTGACACCGTAGAGGTCATCGAGATACACGATGCTCCAGCGGGAAACTACCGCATCGACGTTCATACCTATGCACACCGCGATAGCGGAGACCCCTGGCAGAAGTGGGCGGTCGCTGTGCGGGCGGTGTATGGACCGCGTTTCCCGAACATCACGCTGCACCTTTCCACACCGGTGGCTGTACAGCCTTTTACCCCGTTTGATGTCATCGGCACGGCATACGCACACTCCTACGTGGCATCCGGCGTGTACGGAAGCATCAGCCTTCATCCCGCTCTGACGTTGGCTCACATGACCTTCGTCCGTTACGCGCCGGACGGCATGGAAGAGAGCTTCTCCTTCACCGATAGAGATGGCATCAATCAGGGAAACATCCCTGCCGGATTTTACAGGCAACTAATCTGGAATGTAACCGCTTTTGACGAAGGGGCGCTCGACATCACCTACAACGTGGCGTCCGTCAACGGCGGTATCGCCTACACAACGAACCTGGTCATCGTGGATGGAACCCCGCCCGGTGACTGGCAGAACGGCCCCTCCGGCTGGGACGCCGGTTACGGGCTATTCCAAATCAGGGTGCGCGACGCCGTTTCCGGGCTGCTCTCCAGCGGCGCCTACTACTGGTACTGGACGCCGGAGTTAGGCACCGTCGGTCCGCTTTCCGCTACCACTTACTTCCCCGACGGTTCGACGAGTCTGGAGTGGGTCTATACGGATTACGTGCCCCTGGTGTCCGAGGCAGCGGTACGGTTCCGCGCCTACGACCGGGCAGGCAACTACTCCGACAGCGAGTGGTTCCCCATCAGACTGGACCCGCACCCGCCTGGCGACTGGCAGGACTTCACCATCACTGGTTTCAGCGCAGATAGACGAAGTGCCTCCTGTACGGTGCGCGTGCGGGATGAACTCTCGGGGCTGAACACCCAAGCGTGCTCCTTTGGTTATTCTACCGACGGAGGCAACACGTGGTCCTTCCACCGTGCACCTACCACAGGAGTTCCGGGCTCGCGTGCGTTCGAAACGCTGACCGCCAGTGAGGTACCCCTGAACCTGCAGGGAAACCCGCCCACGAAGGTGATGTTCATAGCAACTGATGTCGCGGGTCATGTCGCCGAAAGCCCAGTCTACACCATTCCTGCAAGCACCAAACAGGTATCCGGCACGATGGACTTGCAACAGTTTATCGGATACCCTTCCGGTTTGACGGCTACCATCGACATTCGCCTGCCGGGAAGCACCAGCCCGCTGGAGACACACTTCCTCAGCCTCGATGCCGAGGCACGCTACACCTTGCAGACCACACTTCACGGCACGTACGACATGGCGGCAAAGGTGTCGCACTGGCTGAGGCGTACCAGAACCCAGATTTCCCTCACGGGCGACGTTACTGTGGACTTCTACACCGTGATGAACGGTGACGTGGATGGTGATAACGAGGTCACCCTGTTCGACTTCGGTCAGCTGGTAGGCGCGTTCGGCTCTGTGCCGGGCGATAGCAACTGGAACCCTAACGCAGACCTGGACGGAGATGATGAGGTCAGCCTGTTTGACTTCGGTATTCTCGTGAGCAACTTCGGCGCGATTGGGGACGAGTGA
- a CDS encoding bifunctional 3,4-dihydroxy-2-butanone-4-phosphate synthase/GTP cyclohydrolase II, translating into MSDFCAIEEAVERLKQGEMIIVVDDEDRENEGDFVIAAEKVTPEAINFMAKYGRGLICLAATAQRLDELRIGPITSKYNARHGTAMMEPIDARIGTTTGISAHDRAQTIRLFVDPRARPEDFEKPGHVFPLRAVEGGVLRRAGHTEAAVDLARLAGLYPAGVICEIMNDDGTMARLPQLMELARKFGMCLVTIEDLIRYRRRYEKLVNKVAVAKLPTRYGEFTIHAYECTVDPNPYVALVMADVADGKPTLVRVHSSCLTGDLLESLRCDCGSQLEIALQRIAQEGRGVLLYIQQEGRGIGLLNKLRAYALQDEGLDTVDANIELGFHADERDYGIGAQILADLGLREIRLMTNNPTKRIGLEAYGLKIVEIVPIVGDVTPYNKHYLRTKREKMGHTLPEDVEQMTEQNPEGTVCHAQNV; encoded by the coding sequence ATGAGCGATTTTTGTGCCATTGAAGAAGCCGTAGAGCGGCTGAAGCAGGGCGAGATGATTATCGTGGTCGACGATGAGGACCGCGAGAATGAAGGAGATTTTGTCATTGCTGCCGAGAAGGTCACGCCTGAAGCCATCAACTTCATGGCGAAGTATGGTCGGGGACTGATATGTCTGGCTGCCACCGCACAACGACTGGACGAACTGCGCATCGGGCCGATCACCAGCAAATACAACGCCCGGCACGGCACCGCGATGATGGAGCCAATAGACGCTCGAATCGGGACGACCACGGGCATCTCTGCGCACGATAGGGCGCAGACCATTCGACTGTTTGTAGACCCGCGTGCCCGTCCGGAGGATTTCGAGAAGCCGGGGCATGTGTTTCCCCTGCGGGCGGTGGAAGGAGGTGTGCTGAGGCGCGCCGGACATACGGAGGCGGCAGTAGACCTGGCGCGGCTGGCAGGACTGTACCCGGCAGGTGTTATCTGCGAGATTATGAACGACGATGGCACGATGGCACGCCTGCCACAGCTGATGGAGCTGGCGAGGAAGTTCGGTATGTGCCTGGTGACCATCGAAGACCTGATCCGTTACCGCCGGCGATACGAGAAGCTGGTAAACAAAGTGGCGGTTGCCAAACTGCCCACTCGCTACGGGGAGTTCACCATCCACGCCTACGAGTGTACCGTCGACCCCAACCCATACGTTGCCCTCGTGATGGCCGATGTTGCCGATGGTAAGCCCACGCTGGTGCGGGTACACTCGAGTTGCCTGACAGGCGACCTGCTGGAGTCGCTGCGTTGTGATTGCGGAAGCCAGCTGGAAATCGCTCTGCAGAGGATAGCGCAAGAAGGGCGTGGGGTCTTGCTGTATATCCAGCAAGAAGGACGTGGTATCGGTTTGTTGAATAAATTGCGAGCGTATGCCCTTCAGGACGAGGGGCTGGACACGGTGGATGCCAACATCGAGCTGGGCTTCCATGCCGACGAAAGAGACTATGGCATCGGGGCGCAGATTCTGGCGGACCTCGGTCTGCGAGAAATTCGGCTGATGACCAACAACCCCACCAAGCGCATCGGGCTGGAGGCGTACGGCCTGAAGATTGTGGAAATTGTGCCGATTGTGGGCGATGTTACTCCTTACAACAAACACTACCTGCGCACCAAGCGGGAGAAGATGGGACACACCCTTCCCGAAGATGTAGAACAAATGACTGAGCAAAATCCGGAGGGTACGGTTTGCCATGCCCAAAATGTATGA